The genomic interval AACGCCGGGAAGGTCCGGCAGCACCGCTTCGACGATCGGGCGCAGGAGTTTCCGCGTATCGATGAGCGCCGCGTCGGTAAGCGGCATCGCTACGGGTACGCGCCGGCGGTGCGCGGTGGCGGCGACGGTGATTCGGTGCTCTACAAGCACGACCTCGTCACCGGAACCACCGCCCGGCGGTCGTTCGGCGCGGGAAAGAGCTTGGGCGAGTTCGTGTTCCAGCCCTCGGGGCCGGATGCGGGCGAGGACGACGGCGTGCTGATGGGCTTCGTGTACGACGCCCCCACCGATCGCAGCGAATTGGCGATCCTCGACGCCGGGAGCCTCGAGACGATCGCGAGCATCCAGCTGCCGCATCGCGTGCCCGCCGGATTCCACGGCAACTGGCTCCCGGCCTGAGGAGCGTCCGGTTGGTTTGTGTCCTGCCTCACTCTTGTCGAAGATGCATTGTCGATATATCGTCGATGTTGTCAAAGAACGAACAAGCCTGAGGAGGCACAGCCATGGAAAACATGGAGAACATGGATATGCGCGGTCGCTGGCGTGGTCCGCGGCCCGGTGGCCGCGAGCAGTTCCGGCGTCATCCGCGCGGCGGGCACGGCCCGCACGGTTTCGGTCCGGGTTTCGGCCCGTTCGGTCCGGAGTTCGGACCCGGATTCGGGCCCGGGGGCCCGTTCGGTCGTGGTCGCGGCCGGGGTGGCCGCGGGCGGCGCGGTGATGTCCGCGCGGCGATCCTGCTGCTGCTGCAGGAGCGGCCGATGCACGGCTACGAACTCATCCAGCAGATCCGCGAGCGCAGCGAGGACGTCTGGCGCCCCAGCCCGGGGTCGATCTACCCGGCGTTGTCGCAGCTCGAGGACGAGGGCCTGGTACTCATCGACAAGGTCGCCGGGCGCAAGACCGCCAAGCTGACCGACGCGGGCGCCGAGTATGTGCAGTCGCATCGCGACGACCTGGGCGATCCCTGGCAGGAGGTCCGCGACGGCGTCGGTGACCAGGCGCTGGACCTGCGCGAACTGGTCGGCCAGCTGATGGGCGCGGTCGCGCAGGTGGCCCGGGCCGGCACGCCGGAACAGGCGGCCAAGGCGGCCGAGGTGCTCACCGAGGCGCGTCGCTCGCTGTACCGGATTCTCGCCGACGACGACACCGCCCCCGGAAACTGACGGCGGCGAAACACCGTACGCACGGACCATTTCCCGCCCGAGTGGGGAATGATCCGTGAGATGGGACAACGACGGTGCCGCGGATTTCGGGAGGTCTCACAGTGGTGGCGCATCGCGGTGACGGGCGCGACGGTGTGCGCGCTGGCGCTCGGCGCCGGCGCGCATGCCGCGGCCGACCCGGCCGTGCCGCCCGACTATCGCCCGCCGGTGGTTCCCACCGAGCCCGGTCCGCCGCAGTCGGAACACCTGACCGCCGCCTGGTACATGAGGACCCATCCGGCGGCGACTCCCGGCGGAACCAACGATTTCACCTGCCGCCCCAGCGCCGAACATCCGCGCCCGGTGGTGCTGGCGCACGGCACCGACGCCTCCGCCTACACCGACTGGGCCGCCGTCGGCCCGGCGCTCGCCCAGGCCGGATACTGCGTCTTCGCCCTGAACTACGGCGGTAGACCGGACGCGATCCGCGACTTCGGCACCGAGGACTCGTGGTTGTCGGCGCGGCAGGTCGGCGAATTCGTCGAGCGGGTGCGGACGGCGACCGGTGCGCCGCGGGTGGATCTCGTCGGATTCTCCCAGGGCGCCAATGTGACTCGCTACTACCTGAACAAACTCGGCGGGGCCGCCGCGGTCGGCCAGTGGGTGGGCCTCGCGTCGCCGAGTCATGGCGGCGATATGTACGGCCTGGTCCGCGTGGCCGACTCGGTTCCGGG from Nocardia wallacei carries:
- a CDS encoding esterase/lipase family protein, which produces MGQRRCRGFREVSQWWRIAVTGATVCALALGAGAHAAADPAVPPDYRPPVVPTEPGPPQSEHLTAAWYMRTHPAATPGGTNDFTCRPSAEHPRPVVLAHGTDASAYTDWAAVGPALAQAGYCVFALNYGGRPDAIRDFGTEDSWLSARQVGEFVERVRTATGAPRVDLVGFSQGANVTRYYLNKLGGAAAVGQWVGLASPSHGGDMYGLVRVADSVPGLWGLFERLTSRAAVQQAAGSPFIRALNAGGDTVPGVRYTTISSRVDEMIQPNDSMALAGPDVTNIWLQDVCPADLTGHFHLVYDPLAWQLLLNVLDPAHARAPECRFVPLGAGIPEVVLGAHI
- a CDS encoding PadR family transcriptional regulator — encoded protein: MENMENMDMRGRWRGPRPGGREQFRRHPRGGHGPHGFGPGFGPFGPEFGPGFGPGGPFGRGRGRGGRGRRGDVRAAILLLLQERPMHGYELIQQIRERSEDVWRPSPGSIYPALSQLEDEGLVLIDKVAGRKTAKLTDAGAEYVQSHRDDLGDPWQEVRDGVGDQALDLRELVGQLMGAVAQVARAGTPEQAAKAAEVLTEARRSLYRILADDDTAPGN